The sequence below is a genomic window from Nicotiana tomentosiformis chromosome 6, ASM39032v3, whole genome shotgun sequence.
GGCGATTGACTTTGAAGCTGCAAAGGATGGGGAACTCACTGTGAAGTCTAACGGCATGTCTAAAAAGACCTACAAGTTTGATGCCATTTTTAGCCCCCAAGCCGACCAAGGTAACTAAATCTTTTTTTTAAGTGAAGACTAGTGCTAGCAATCCCTTTAACTAAGGAGCTTTGTGCTAAGCTTAAGAATGCTGCGGGACTAAGTTCAGAATAATGCTAGGCTTTTACTTTAACTAAATTTATAATTGCTGTCAACAAGTGATTTTTGACTATAATGGTCTTTTAAATCCAAGGAATGTAATCTGCTCTCAAGAAAAAAAAAGGTTCATGGAGTTAGCAAAGCATCTATTTTGGAGGCATTCCTTGAACTAAAACATAATGATTTGATTAACGTcagtcaacaacaacaacaataacgtcCCCAGTGTATTtgcacaagtggggtctggggagggtagtgtgtacgcaggccCTACCCCCTACCTTGTGCAGATAGAGAGGGTATTTTCCAATAGCCCCTAGCCTTAAGGCAAGCATAATCACAGCagcaagaaaaagaaatataGTAGTGAAAAAGACATGGAAAGAAGCAGTAAGAACGACAGCGAGATAGTAACAAAAACCAAAGCCGGAGCAGCATCAAGTAGTAATAGAAGTCTGGGAGTAAGACAAAACAAGAATAATACTAAAAATTCATATATTGATACCCAAGCAAGAATCAGTTATTTTAAATTCTTTACTGTATAAGAAAATCtcttacatataaatatataaatctCATAAGTAAGAAATTATGGGAAACTCCTAAAGATCAAAAAAAAGAAACAGAAATATGGAGCAACTCTTTTCCGTCACCATGTAACAGCTTctataaatatatcaaaagttattgtgtctaaataaaaaaGGGCAGGCCGATGCACAAAACATCACACATTCATGCAAGGTCTGGGAAGGGTCGCACCCAAGAGGTGTGATGTGGACAATCTACCCTAATGCAAATACTTGTGGCTGCTTCCACTGCTCGAACCCGTGATCGTCACACGAAGACAACTTGACCGTTGCTCCAAGGTTCCCCTTCTTATTGTGTCTAAACAGCACTGTACAAAAAAGGCTTCATAATATAAGATGCAGCAGCCGTAATCGCCTAAATAACCTGTATAGGAACCAATAACTTCGTTGGTGTGTCATTTTCTCCCTATTCACATGATTTCCTCTTGCTTTTTACAATAGCTGAAGTTTTTGAGGACACTGCTCCCCTGGCAACCTCAGTTCTAGATGGGTACAATGCCTGCATATTTGCCTATGGCCAGACTGGTAGTGGCAAGACATTTACAATGGAGGGCACAGAAGAAGCTCGAGGGGTCAATTACCGGACTCTTGAGGAGCTATTTCGCATTATTGGCGAGCGAAAGAACACAGTTCATTACGAAATATCAGTAAGCGTCTTGGAAGTATACAATGAGCAGATCCGAGATTTGCTAGTTTCAGGATCTCAACAAGGCGTGAAAAGGTAGCTATAAAATATTTGCTCACTTTGTTTAGAAGCTAGATGGAGTTATACAATTTCATGTTGATCCCGTGATTTCGTTTTAGGCTTGAAATAAAGCAAGTTGGAGAAGGAATGCATCATGTCCCAGGACTAGTTGAGGCCCACGTGAATAATATGACTGAGGTTTGGGAAGCCTTACAAACTGGTAGCAATGCGAGGGCAGTTGGATCCACCAATGCAAATGAGCACAGCAGCCGATCACATTGGTTTGTGCATCATAAGTTATGGAAGGTTTTCATTTGTTTACACATTATGTCAACAATTACTAAtcaggtaattttttttttttgtgtgtagcATACTTTGTGTAATGGTAAAGGGGGAGAATTTGCTAAACGGGGAATGCACAAGAAGCAAACTGTGGTTAATTGATTTAGCAGGAAGTGAGAGGATAGCAAAGACAGAAGTACAGGGTGAAAGGCTAAAAGAAACCCAAAATATAAACAGATCTCTTTCTGCCCTTGGAGATGTGATATCTTCACTTGCAACAAAGAGTCCGCATATTCCATTCCGGTACTTGCAATACTCATGTGCAAATTCTCAATTTATTTGGAGAAATATTTTGCTCtctgattttcttttcttttctttgtctaATAGGAACTCGAAACTTACTCATTTACTCCAAGACTCGCTAGGTATTTCCCTTTGACTTGCTTGAATCATGAACCTCAGAAGAAACTATAAACAACAAAGATTTGATAAGGCCTTCTAATTTACAGGAGGAGATTCAAAGACGTTGATGTTTGTTCAGATCAGTCCAAATGAGAGTGACTTGAGTGAGACTCATTGCTCATTAAATTTTGCAAGTCGAGTTCGAGGTATAGAGCTAGGTCCAGCAAAGAAGCAAGTGGATAGTATGGAGCTCCTGAAATACAAACAGATGGTAGTGTAAATTTCTCTCTTGAAATTTACATCCCTTTGTTAAAATTTCCACCGAACTAATCATTTTCCTGCCTTTTGGAAATTTTATTTAACTTGACAGGTCGAAAAGGGAAAACAAGACATGAAGAACAAGGACTTTCATATGAAAAAGATGGAGGATACAATTCATGGTTTGGATATTAAGTTGAAAGAAAAGGATATGAAAAACAAAAATCTTCAGGACAAGGTACGAGTTGGAACTCTTAACAGATATGTGAAGCAAATTATGTGAAGTTTGTGTGGTCATATGAGTATTTAGCTAATTAGTCTTATCAATATGATGTGCAGATTAAGGAACTAGAATCACAACTTCTTGTAGAGAGAAAACTTGCTCGACAACACGTGAACTCTAAAATTGCTGAACAATTTCAGCAACAGCTTATTGAACAACAGAATGAGAAACAAGAAGCTGCACCAATGAGGCCACCATTTGCGAACAAAATTTCTGTTCAAAAGACTTATGATGAAAATAAGGATCCACCAATTAATACTACACGACCGCTTACTGAGAACAATTTCCACAAACTCTCTATGGCTCCTGCTACTGTGGATTGTCCTTTTAAGCAGAATAACCTGACAGAAAAAGAAAACAATCCTGATATTGATGAACAAGTAGTTGTTCCGAAGAGGAGTGGGCGAGCTTCTATGTGCCCGATTGCAAACAGGATTTTGCCTGCACCTGCTCCACGCCGTAACTCTCTAGTTCCACTGCGCTACGTAGCACCTGTAACCAAGTTTCCTCCTTCACTTTTACCATTGAGATCAATACAAGCAGAGGAGACGGAAGATGCTGAGGGGGTCGATTCAAAGTGCTTACCTGAACCAACATCACAGTGTAGTCCTAAAGAGCTTAAGAGTGTGAGTAAGAAACTCAACAGTGTCTTGAGACGAAGCCTTCAGAAGAAAATGCAGTTCAAGTCTCCACTGCAGCAGTACATAAGAAGAGTTGGTGTGAATGTGGGCGCGGAGAAAGTTAGGGTCTCCATTGGTAGCAGAGGAAGGATGGCTCACAGGACTTTGCTTGGTAATGCGATAAGAGTTCCAAAAGAAAATCAGCAGAAGCAAAGATGGAATATTGGAACAGCTGCAAGAGCAGTTCTATGATTCTGTTTCTTTACTTCCTTTCTTCTTGGTTTCTGTTCATAACAAGGGCTATGCTTCTTCCTTGCACACGCAGCAACACGTAgcgaaaacaaaacaaaaaaaatatataagaaaGAAATGGTCTGTTGATTTGTTTGGATGATGCTTATCATCTGCTGAAAGTATTTGGAATTGTTTGATTGGTGTAAATGCTTAAAAGATTGGTGTAAATGCTTGAAAGATTTCTTCTCTTATgcattgatcatttgaataatgCATGCAACTCGCATTGACAACATATTCGCATATTAGCTGAAAACTCTCTCATAATGGAAGCTTGTAACTATTACACCCTTTCTGAACACTAATGCTGCATTTCTCCACTTACTTCTAAGAATAACTCTCACCGTGTGATTAGTACTTTAATTATTAGCTAGTTATTCTTTGAACTTCACCAACTTGAACAAACATAGAACGTGAGTACCAAAGAAAGAAGTAGGCCAAAGTCATGCATGCCTTTGAATAGCATTATTTTCGTTCTCCTAGTAGTTTCTAtaggtaaggtctacgtacacactagaCTCTCCAAACTCCACTTGTATGATTATATtgggtttgttgttattgttggttatAATCAAAATAGCGGCCAAACTAATTATAATGGAACGTTTGTTACCAAACTATTGCTTGTTCACTAAAGAGTCACATATTTCTTCCGATTCAGCATGTTTCGCAATTAGCACTATCTAAAAAGTGAAAAATGAGCTCATTTTGACTCCAGTTGCCGGTACAGCAGGGATGATGTTAGAACTATCTGATATTGTTGAATCTCTTCTTGTCATTTAATAGTAATTGAAAGTTGGTATTCTTATTGCATTAGGTAACGATCCGGCcaatcgttttgtgtatttgagtcctattcccctatttgatgctcccCGTATGTGTATTtcttgttatgtgacttgcggggatgaatgatttggtttcgggaaggttttgggatgaattaaaacacttagttccatgtTGGAACTTGAAAGCTTAATTACAAgagttgaccaatatttgacttttgttTAAACAACCTCCgcatttgaatttggatgttcctaggttgatttggctctaattggcgaaagtttaaaatttgaaggtttagaaagttcataggtttgaccgggtgTCACGTCCCAAAATCACACCTCAAGGAACTGATGACGCCTAACCGAACTTGCTAAACCAGCCAACTCGAAGATAACAAATAAAGTTCACTTTTATTATTTAACATGGATATATAACATCAAAAGATGAAAATAGTCTCAAAATCAGTGATAATATCTGATAAAATCACGAGCAAGGCCTAAACACGGCCAACACAATAAGCCCCAAGACTAGGTGGCACAAGTACACGAGTAAACTACGGAAATGAGATCAAGTCTGTATAAATGTCAAGCTGTCTAAAATACaatagacagaaatacaataaaAGGAACAGGGACTAGGGGACTGCGAAATTGATCTATGTAGTGCATCTCACCCTAAGTCTCCGTGATAACTCTTAGCCTAATCCAGAAGCTCTGCTAGGGACCAACATgatgatctgcacaaaaagatatgcagaagcgtagtaggagtacaccacaatcggtatccaataagtatcaagtctaacctcgaagaagtagtggcgaggctagaTGCTTCTGAATACTTaccacacaagtataataacataaTTTAACAACTGAGCAATAAGGAACTTCATAAATAACAAGAGTTACAATTATCAATGgataagcatgcttctctagtatATTAATAACCCTAACATTGCTAAGATATTTTAATAAAAGACAACATGCTCAAATAACAAAGCCAGGACACCCAATTAGCATACAAGAGTATCAAGTAACAGTTTACTATGAAATAAATACTGTAGAATGAATCAATAATAAGAATGAATGCTCAATCGGTACAAGATTCATGTACCCTGATACACAATCCATGTATCACATAACCCGATATAAAATCTATGTATAGTCCCGATACAAAATTCATGTATACTACGCTCACAGGGTCTAAAGTAACATGGGTTATCACCTGACTCCGGAAGGACGGATGCAAATTCAAGATCAAGTTTAGTATAATAGCATCCCTCATAAATCAATGTCCAATCATCAAGTCTAATGTGTCATAGTTGTATCGCAGCCGCACGCTTACCCTTCACGCCAAAATTCTAAGTCCGAATCATGTATCTATTATTTAAATGCATGTATATGATCAATAATTATAGTTAAAAGGTGCACTGGGACTTAATTAATATCATACGGATGTGTGctcatgtcatgacccaaaatccaactagccgtgatgacacctaacccaacccgttaggtaagccaatttacaaaTATCCGATCATATCcgattcaaataatatttaactgactctaatatactccccaaggactggtagtataaatcatgagcttttaagattagaatttacaaagctgggaTGAAACAAATACATCATCTgctcgaaatgtacataaacagataaaaaattctaaagctaccatgaacaatagGCAGCTAACAAACgaaacgcaggtacgtcttcaaatcccgcTCACGTCGATCATAGCAACATCAATATTCAATATCTACACGCAATatataaaagtgtagtatgagtacaaccgaccccatgtactcaataagtaacaaacttaaccttaggttgaaagtagtgacgagctggaacacaagtCAAAGTCCAATATTAATAGCCAATAAcggctcataacaatataataaaaatggtacaaaaagtaactcagaaataaaatattcaactcgttcacagttccagaaaataggcctgcttttcaagtataacagtgaaaactcaattcttttaccgaaaataccaaaatatgagtaagtttataAAATCATGGTTTTtccttccaaaacttttcaacaggtaaatgtttcatcatCAAATGGCATGAAGAacaatacatctctatgcctgcatgtcaatgtgcatgtacgCAATATcgtatagcatgagaaaaatgcatctttgtgactgtatgtcaagtgtgcatgtcaatgcaatgcaacatagtgaacaaccataagcatactctcagagtatcactCCACTCAAGCCTCCCAataactcggcactcgcactcgcacttaCGCAATAGGTACATACGCTCACTAGGGTGTGTgcggactccggaggggctccttcaacccaagcgctataattcgcacggataactcacatgctataatataaatatctatatccgcacggacaactcacatgctgcacggacaaatcacgtgttatagtatcaatatatggatccgcacggacaactcacatgctatagtatcaacaacctcacaatcaggccctcgacctcactcagtcatcaatctatctagtctctcgggcccacaatgccatgaaactagcccaaaataatgatataatatgtcaatatatatatagcaacagagactgagataggatatgaaatgaatgaatatgactgagtatgaaattgcaatgtaagcaaataactcaacaacactaatgacctaagtgggtcccaacaaaataagcatatagcctagacatggtttctaatatggatcataactcaattactctatcacgtagagatttcatagatacaaataagagTAGGTAACTACACAATATCACAGAAATGactgagtcacaattcacacggtgcacacccacacgcctgtcacctagcatgtgcatcatctcgacaccaaacacataacacgtataatcagggttcaaaccctcagctccaagtttaaaagtgttacttacctcgaacaagccgaatccaatgacGAGCAagttaaacaatgctccagaaatttcattctgcgcgtatccacctctgaataCCTTCATATATCCTCAATTCAAAgccaacgatccgaaactgaaattcGCCCCGTAATGACACTACAACGATccactatactaagcaacttcaatcttttggaagaaatcttgccaaaaccctcttttgagttcttgaagaaatttcttgaagatctaaggatttcatggtggattgagttagttttatggtcgaattgatggaatgaaatacCAAATTAGttgggattactcaccttgatgATGGGAGGAGTTGGaagtcttgagagagtggaggaaaaccccaaaattcggccaagagaaatggggaaaatgaaccccTGAAGTGAGTACTTAAGAAGGCTTCAAGTAGGGGTAGCGTGCCAGTACTAGCGCCAAATGCCCATACTTCACTGGTTTTCAAAGTTTCCGAGAGGGCTGGCGTGCCACAATCCGCGTGTTGCACGGACCCTAGCATGCTACCAGTTgttttcttttccattttctttttcttctccacTCACCCTCAATCGATACCTTGCCATGATATAGACCcgaattgacttcaaattttgcacttaagtcataaatgacataacagatgtatttcaatttccagaatcagattccgaccccgatatcaaaaagtcaactccccggtcaaacttcaaaacttaaactttctatttttgccatttcaagcctaatttaactacgagctTCTAAAGTATTttacggacatactcctaagtccaaaatcaccatacggagctattggaatcatcaaaactctatttcaggGTCGTTTTCACATCAATCAATACCCGAACAACTATTTCCACTTAAGCTTTAattcttgaaactaagtgttccaattcattttgaaacctccccgacaagtcacataattataatttgaCACAGgataagtagtaaatgggggaacgaggctgtaatattcaaaacgatcggctgggtcgttacattctcccccacttaaacatacgttcgtcctcgaacatgccaagagttgttcctaagcttTAAATCACTGTTCCACCCTACCACGCACATTCTCGGGGGTGATTcccgccaccctattccatataggccttacaatacaacataattgaataTAATTTCTTTAACTTTAGTctgtaaaacttagaacccaaatttccaatatctagaattcttttcaagacccgaatctcctaTCTACACACgatataagtttgaacaagctatatcaagccataactataacTCCAAATATAATCACATACCATACTACACAACTAGCATATTCGCAACACCATTTCCGATCATGGTAACTACTCGAAACCAATCGGGTACttgtattaaaccccatatcaaacaaaactttattccaaaaccttcgtacattgatgataatgaaagaaacatgcggaatctcatgacccctttttcagatcaacaagtcatggagctctctcgccccaactagaaccataatcgctttttaagctgactttcaatattattctcccgaatataccgtaatcaaacctgatagtatacATTCTAGGTCCAATTACCTTATATTGTCAAACATAACTATTCCATATACACGCCACACcaatatatctcaagccaaaaactgtgcaatccgtgcacccaaaatgaaaaatatctcaaagaagagaactgttTCGCAAGTTTagctagcaccaccacaacctaacatttacaaccaactcctcaaatttcgtgaagaggataactgtAGGCGCATGTACACAATTCCTTAAATACGTTGCTcaagtaatattttttttaatcgtAGAGGAAGGAAAACAATGAAATCAGATGAATTATCAAAGAAATGAAATTCCCACacactgcatggacaactcacgtgcgactaatacaaatcgcctggcatggtcacaagcctctAGTCCAAGGATATCATACATGAGCacttaaacaagtacacatgtatatgataatgataTAAGATTCTTATACTCGTGGACtgatataaatgacatgctacagtgtaggcatgtgcaaagtgtgctatcgtaaCTAATCCgaaaatttcatcaatgaaaaatatttatcaaaatttttAAGGAATTTAAACCTCTGAGTACACATCATGGTTTAATTAGATTGCATAAATTGCTACCACATATTAGTTATCGAAGCTCGAAGCTTAACAGTCATTTATGGGCTTGTAGGAGCCCGAGCATAACCCAAACATAAATACGCAACCCTGGTGCCCGCACATGGGACCATCCCCACATATGTGCGCACCCAAAAGCATATGGCTATCACAACAATTTAGGCAACTAGTGTCTTAACCGAGTTTAAATAGATACTTACATCAAACAGATCGCAaacctgaaacaatatgcttctgagaactcctagtctcaaaattcatagaacacatgaatcaccgtaacttgtcccaactccagcactctaatgactaacacatctttcatgcacgatcctcccactaggaatacttccaaatttcttccgtgccacatagaaataatttgaatatcaacgaGGTGAGTACcataataccaatgaacatccgtaagtcaaaacacaatgcgccttctgaaatgcgcacccttctcagggattactgaGCAGTTATAATATTCctctaaatatctaaaactggCCATTCTGTCCAAATTCGTGACCTTTCCTTCAAGACagaactgccaccttgtatatgtaaatcctaatctcacacaccacaccacatctatcattccatcatatgacaagcacaagaatcttattatgaactctgagtcaccagcaaattgcATAtgcggttagttagaaacctttcttttGTTTCCTTCCAGGatgaaatcacaatacacaatacgttccccacaccggtagaaaatatccggctcaaaccatggtagaaaacataaagaacactttgaaattcatttgcacataaccaagctattagagctGAATCTCCATAACTCTACCAAgacacgcaggtcaccaaaccctaGAATATTACCACCAAAACATTTTTAAAGTCTCACCACACCATAATTACcttcataaataccacaaccgaaacacccactccgAAAATACCTTTTTTGAGTCTAAatccgtttcattcaccttcctgataccaaaatataaaatctATAATGATATAAAAAACAAAATTGCCACAAGCCTTgataccatccaacttaaatctcagattctagctatatacaaatccgccaaaaaaCAGTTCTCAGTTtctacatattaatcttgaatctattagaactttctcgagagtcatccactctgctcaactctcaattgcaccgcccaaatgggccgaaaGATATGTGTTCTCTTAGCTTAACAACACTTAAAGAGGTAACTctaccttaacaccaccaatcaaattcatactcaatGCGTACTACATACGtcgaaaataacaactcacttatCCCATGAATTTCACATTCTCATAAAatacaatataacccgtatccaggaattcatttactcgagtcatcctcgatctcaacctctataagtcataactaatccacaagtatgcctcagaccaaaactaaaatttaacatataaccatgaaattgaattgtcaatagtaggctcccctacttggctcaaagccataaattaaaacactcgataactcacaatacccatactttattactgccataatacatCATTCATttcaacgaaaattcttatcaagctcatgcaacaccaaccataaaatacctcaatcatccgctaagctcgcatttattctcttgatagTCAAGtgaactttctcaaccagattcaaattcaagtctcaacacataagaaacactccactcaacattataaggaacacacctcgtcacattcaaaccatcagatcgtcattcaaccgctcatcaaGCCATAAATTTctctcatagggacactaccggacgtgtaagtccaaatgtataagttcacacaactaaagctaccgagtTAAAGatgcggtctaaccctggcctcaagtcctctagactggcccatcaccaaaacacaagatattcatcttgaacctcgttcatggaatcacaagtcggtgATGCACAATTGATACCAAatgctcacatgcgcacacaaatGCGTGTAAGGAACTCCAAGAGTTATGttttaagctgaatcaattccgcacgataaggaaagaaagatgtgaaattatcctaaatgccctgtagcctctcgaagataagtatggacgtcatcataccaatccgcaaaactctactagacacttgctcatgacttgtagaacctatgatggcacctaacccaccctgttaggtaagccaatttataaATATCTGATAATATCcgattcaaataatatttaaccgactctaatacactccccaaggactggtagtacaaattatgagcttatacgattagaatttacaaagttggtatgaaacaAATATATCATCTgctcgaaatgtacataaacaaataaaaaattctaaagctaccatgaacaagtggAAGCTTACAAACGAAACAtatgtacgtcttcaaatcctgctcccgtcgatcacagcaacatcaacatctaatatctgcacgcaaggtgcaaaagtgtagtatgagtacaaccgaccccatgtactcaataagtaacaaacctaaccttaggttgaaagtagtgacgagctggaacacaggtcaaagtccaacaccGATAGACAACAACAGatcataacaatataattaaaatggtacagaaaataactcagaaataaaatgttcaaatcattcacagttccggaaaataggcctgcttttcaagtataacagtgaaaactcaattcttttaccgaaaacaccaaattatgagtaagtttgtaaaatcgtAATTTTTCCTTACAAaacttttcaacaggtaaatgtttcatcatcaaatggcatgaggaacaatacatctctatgcctacaggTCAATGTGTATGTATGCAATATCATATAGCATGATGAAAATGCATCTCTCtgactgtatgtcaagtgtgcatgttaTTGAAATGCAAAATAGTGAACAACCATAAGCTTACTCTCAGAAtatcaatccactcagtcctACCAATCACTTGACACtcacactcgcactcaataggtatatgcgctcactgggggtgtgtgcacatttcggaggggcttcttcagcccaagcgcaataatccgcac
It includes:
- the LOC104107474 gene encoding kinesin-like protein KIN-14Q isoform X1 produces the protein MELDEWQDPLLITDVSSQQQEEQQLSLINSHKYYPFSSLDVSRNTLMGLKDSTSCTPIKIKEGNNAENLKDPVAESVINGRDMLGFSLTSPDLVICTGSPDIPRRSYGYSPEFLKGCSISLENGIKGSEQPPVITKDEDLCLHFELPSLSVPIVSISSESGIQFSDDKYSPQNNSVEVDQRLQLAKVCHEKELKEAKWPVEELKRENELKCKECAEAWKSLKELQNELMRKSMHVGSLAFAIEGQVKEKSRWFSSLRDLTRKLKILKMDQIKVSEEALLYKQQLLADFADMSSTIQSKLNEQVELHEDLKIKFVKGAKERKELYNKVLDLKGNIRVFCRCRPLNAEETAAGASMAIDFEAAKDGELTVKSNGMSKKTYKFDAIFSPQADQAEVFEDTAPLATSVLDGYNACIFAYGQTGSGKTFTMEGTEEARGVNYRTLEELFRIIGERKNTVHYEISVSVLEVYNEQIRDLLVSGSQQGVKRLEIKQVGEGMHHVPGLVEAHVNNMTEVWEALQTGSNARAVGSTNANEHSSRSHCILCVMVKGENLLNGECTRSKLWLIDLAGSERIAKTEVQGERLKETQNINRSLSALGDVISSLATKSPHIPFRNSKLTHLLQDSLGGDSKTLMFVQISPNESDLSETHCSLNFASRVRGIELGPAKKQVDSMELLKYKQMVEKGKQDMKNKDFHMKKMEDTIHGLDIKLKEKDMKNKNLQDKIKELESQLLVERKLARQHVNSKIAEQFQQQLIEQQNEKQEAAPMRPPFANKISVQKTYDENKDPPINTTRPLTENNFHKLSMAPATVDCPFKQNNLTEKENNPDIDEQVVVPKRSGRASMCPIANRILPAPAPRRNSLVPLRYVAPVTKFPPSLLPLRSIQAEETEDAEGVDSKCLPEPTSQCSPKELKSVSKKLNSVLRRSLQKKMQFKSPLQQYIRRVGVNVGAEKVRVSIGSRGRMAHRTLLGNAIRVPKENQQKQRWNIGTAARAVL
- the LOC104107474 gene encoding kinesin-like protein KIN-14Q isoform X2, encoding MELDEWQDPLLITDVSSQQQEEQQLSLINSHKYYPFSSLDVSRNTLMGLKDSTSCTPIKIKGNNAENLKDPVAESVINGRDMLGFSLTSPDLVICTGSPDIPRRSYGYSPEFLKGCSISLENGIKGSEQPPVITKDEDLCLHFELPSLSVPIVSISSESGIQFSDDKYSPQNNSVEVDQRLQLAKVCHEKELKEAKWPVEELKRENELKCKECAEAWKSLKELQNELMRKSMHVGSLAFAIEGQVKEKSRWFSSLRDLTRKLKILKMDQIKVSEEALLYKQQLLADFADMSSTIQSKLNEQVELHEDLKIKFVKGAKERKELYNKVLDLKGNIRVFCRCRPLNAEETAAGASMAIDFEAAKDGELTVKSNGMSKKTYKFDAIFSPQADQAEVFEDTAPLATSVLDGYNACIFAYGQTGSGKTFTMEGTEEARGVNYRTLEELFRIIGERKNTVHYEISVSVLEVYNEQIRDLLVSGSQQGVKRLEIKQVGEGMHHVPGLVEAHVNNMTEVWEALQTGSNARAVGSTNANEHSSRSHCILCVMVKGENLLNGECTRSKLWLIDLAGSERIAKTEVQGERLKETQNINRSLSALGDVISSLATKSPHIPFRNSKLTHLLQDSLGGDSKTLMFVQISPNESDLSETHCSLNFASRVRGIELGPAKKQVDSMELLKYKQMVEKGKQDMKNKDFHMKKMEDTIHGLDIKLKEKDMKNKNLQDKIKELESQLLVERKLARQHVNSKIAEQFQQQLIEQQNEKQEAAPMRPPFANKISVQKTYDENKDPPINTTRPLTENNFHKLSMAPATVDCPFKQNNLTEKENNPDIDEQVVVPKRSGRASMCPIANRILPAPAPRRNSLVPLRYVAPVTKFPPSLLPLRSIQAEETEDAEGVDSKCLPEPTSQCSPKELKSVSKKLNSVLRRSLQKKMQFKSPLQQYIRRVGVNVGAEKVRVSIGSRGRMAHRTLLGNAIRVPKENQQKQRWNIGTAARAVL
- the LOC104107474 gene encoding kinesin-like protein KIN-14Q isoform X3, with the translated sequence MELDEWQDPLLITDVSSQQQEEQQLSLINSHKYYPFSSLDVSRNTLMGLKDSTSCTPIKIKGRDMLGFSLTSPDLVICTGSPDIPRRSYGYSPEFLKGCSISLENGIKGSEQPPVITKDEDLCLHFELPSLSVPIVSISSESGIQFSDDKYSPQNNSVEVDQRLQLAKVCHEKELKEAKWPVEELKRENELKCKECAEAWKSLKELQNELMRKSMHVGSLAFAIEGQVKEKSRWFSSLRDLTRKLKILKMDQIKVSEEALLYKQQLLADFADMSSTIQSKLNEQVELHEDLKIKFVKGAKERKELYNKVLDLKGNIRVFCRCRPLNAEETAAGASMAIDFEAAKDGELTVKSNGMSKKTYKFDAIFSPQADQAEVFEDTAPLATSVLDGYNACIFAYGQTGSGKTFTMEGTEEARGVNYRTLEELFRIIGERKNTVHYEISVSVLEVYNEQIRDLLVSGSQQGVKRLEIKQVGEGMHHVPGLVEAHVNNMTEVWEALQTGSNARAVGSTNANEHSSRSHCILCVMVKGENLLNGECTRSKLWLIDLAGSERIAKTEVQGERLKETQNINRSLSALGDVISSLATKSPHIPFRNSKLTHLLQDSLGGDSKTLMFVQISPNESDLSETHCSLNFASRVRGIELGPAKKQVDSMELLKYKQMVEKGKQDMKNKDFHMKKMEDTIHGLDIKLKEKDMKNKNLQDKIKELESQLLVERKLARQHVNSKIAEQFQQQLIEQQNEKQEAAPMRPPFANKISVQKTYDENKDPPINTTRPLTENNFHKLSMAPATVDCPFKQNNLTEKENNPDIDEQVVVPKRSGRASMCPIANRILPAPAPRRNSLVPLRYVAPVTKFPPSLLPLRSIQAEETEDAEGVDSKCLPEPTSQCSPKELKSVSKKLNSVLRRSLQKKMQFKSPLQQYIRRVGVNVGAEKVRVSIGSRGRMAHRTLLGNAIRVPKENQQKQRWNIGTAARAVL